The Afipia massiliensis genome has a segment encoding these proteins:
- a CDS encoding FkbM family methyltransferase, with amino-acid sequence MTQQPIIFDRITGEMTGATPWERSIGFALLAGSKVGAYISHRGYNSAANLLKKLLPERDINIMLNPDATFSFPYGDGYWSKLLNRTFKYEDELELFLLDSKDVDYTLIDCGANYGYWSVMVSSQRFGSRRSIAMEPSSRNFPRLAHNAKINGGRFEAINAAIGSARGTARLSGTKHEAFSIAGGANAGGEEVPVLALDNLIDDGKIPAQGKYIIKLDVEGVEIDAMKGGKRILETDSVVVCEEHGNDPTHSVSRYILEQTPMKAIIHDPATDRFEELTKLSTLDRIKVASHVGYNVFATSSAFWEQRIYSMNSGNARRAMTR; translated from the coding sequence ATGACGCAGCAGCCGATTATTTTTGACCGCATCACCGGCGAGATGACCGGTGCTACGCCGTGGGAGCGCAGCATCGGCTTCGCGCTGCTCGCTGGGTCAAAGGTCGGCGCGTACATCTCGCATCGCGGTTACAACAGCGCCGCCAATCTTCTGAAGAAGCTGCTGCCCGAGCGCGACATCAACATCATGCTCAATCCGGACGCGACGTTTTCGTTTCCCTACGGCGACGGCTACTGGAGCAAGCTGCTCAACCGCACCTTCAAGTACGAAGACGAGCTTGAGCTGTTCCTGCTGGATTCGAAGGACGTCGACTACACGCTGATCGATTGCGGCGCGAACTACGGCTACTGGTCGGTGATGGTCTCCAGCCAGCGCTTCGGCTCACGCCGTTCGATCGCGATGGAGCCGTCGTCGCGGAATTTTCCGCGGCTCGCGCACAATGCCAAGATCAACGGTGGCCGGTTCGAGGCGATCAATGCCGCCATCGGGTCCGCGCGCGGCACGGCGCGCTTGTCGGGCACCAAGCATGAAGCTTTCAGCATTGCCGGGGGGGCGAATGCGGGCGGTGAGGAAGTCCCGGTGCTTGCGCTCGATAACCTGATCGACGACGGCAAGATCCCGGCGCAGGGCAAGTACATCATCAAGCTCGACGTCGAAGGCGTCGAGATCGACGCGATGAAGGGCGGCAAGCGGATTCTGGAGACGGATTCGGTCGTGGTCTGCGAGGAGCACGGCAACGATCCGACCCACAGCGTGTCGCGCTACATTCTCGAACAGACGCCGATGAAGGCGATCATCCACGATCCGGCGACGGATCGGTTCGAGGAACTGACCAAGTTGTCCACGCTCGACCGCATCAAGGTCGCCTCGCATGTCGGTTACAACGTGTTCGCGACATCGAGCGCGTTCTGGGAACAGCGCATCTACAGCATGAATTCTGGCAACGCGCGCCGCGCCATGACGCGATAG
- a CDS encoding NADH-quinone oxidoreductase subunit D, with amino-acid sequence MTETPGMRNFTINFGPQHPAAHGVLRLVLELDGEVVERVDPHIGLLHRGTEKLIEQKTYLQAIPYFDRLDYVAPMNQEHAFCLAAEKLLGITVPRRGQLIRVLYSEIGRILSHLLNVTTQAMDVGALTPPLWGFEEREKLMVFYERASGSRMHAAFFRVGGVHQDLPPKLIDDIYNWCDPFLTVCDDLETLLTNNRIFKQRNVDIGVVTLEQAWEWGFSGVMVRGSGAAWDLRKSQPYECYAEMDFDIPIGKNGDCYDRYCIRMEEMRQSVRIMKQCIEKLRAPDGQGPVVVEDNKIAPPKRSEMKRSMEALIHHFKLYTEGVRVPAGEVYAAVEAPKGEFGVFLVSDGTNKPYKCKIRAPGFAHLQAMDFICRGHLLADVSAILGSLDIVFGEVDR; translated from the coding sequence ATGACCGAAACGCCCGGCATGCGCAATTTCACCATCAACTTCGGACCGCAGCATCCGGCGGCGCACGGCGTGCTGCGCCTTGTGCTGGAGCTTGACGGCGAAGTGGTCGAGCGCGTGGACCCTCATATTGGTCTGCTTCATCGCGGCACCGAAAAGCTGATCGAGCAGAAAACTTATCTGCAGGCGATCCCGTATTTCGACCGGCTCGATTACGTCGCGCCGATGAATCAGGAGCATGCGTTCTGCCTCGCGGCGGAAAAGCTGCTCGGCATCACCGTGCCGCGGCGCGGACAGTTGATCCGCGTTCTGTATTCCGAGATCGGCCGCATCCTGTCGCATCTTCTCAACGTCACCACGCAGGCGATGGACGTTGGTGCGCTGACGCCGCCGCTCTGGGGTTTCGAAGAGCGCGAAAAGCTGATGGTGTTCTACGAGCGCGCATCGGGCTCGCGCATGCATGCGGCGTTCTTCCGCGTCGGCGGTGTGCATCAGGATCTGCCGCCGAAGCTGATCGACGATATTTATAACTGGTGCGATCCGTTCCTGACGGTGTGCGACGATCTCGAAACGCTGCTCACCAACAACCGCATCTTCAAGCAGCGCAACGTCGACATCGGCGTCGTGACCCTCGAGCAGGCGTGGGAGTGGGGCTTCTCCGGTGTGATGGTTCGCGGCTCGGGCGCAGCGTGGGATCTGCGCAAATCGCAGCCTTACGAATGCTACGCCGAGATGGATTTCGATATTCCGATCGGCAAGAACGGCGACTGCTACGACCGCTACTGCATCCGCATGGAAGAAATGCGCCAGTCGGTGCGCATTATGAAGCAGTGCATCGAGAAGCTGCGCGCGCCGGACGGGCAGGGACCGGTTGTCGTCGAGGACAACAAGATCGCGCCGCCCAAGCGGAGCGAGATGAAGCGCTCGATGGAAGCGCTGATCCATCACTTCAAGCTCTATACCGAAGGCGTTCGTGTGCCCGCCGGCGAAGTCTACGCCGCGGTCGAGGCGCCCAAGGGCGAGTTCGGCGTGTTCCTGGTCTCCGACGGCACCAACAAGCCGTACAAGTGCAAGATCCGCGCGCCGGGCTTCGCGCATCTTCAGGCGATGGATTTCATCTGCAGGGGCCATCTGCTCGCCGACGTGTCTGCGATCCTCGGTTCACTCGATATCGTGTTCGGCGAGGTGGATCGCTGA
- a CDS encoding four helix bundle protein: MSEPSINSYRDLRVWQEAMALAEACYRLTRSFPRDELFGLTSQIRRATGSIPANIAEGHGRDNTGNFVQHLRIAQGSLKELETHLLLSERVGILAKSEMQFALDQCEKLGKMLRALIRSLQEKTTK; this comes from the coding sequence TTGAGCGAACCATCGATCAATTCGTATCGGGACCTGAGGGTGTGGCAGGAAGCCATGGCCTTGGCGGAAGCCTGCTATCGATTGACGCGCTCATTTCCCCGCGACGAGTTGTTCGGTCTTACATCTCAAATTCGTCGCGCGACGGGATCAATTCCCGCCAATATCGCGGAAGGTCACGGTCGGGACAACACCGGCAACTTCGTGCAGCATCTGCGAATCGCGCAAGGTTCTTTGAAAGAGTTGGAAACGCATCTGCTGCTATCGGAGCGCGTGGGTATTCTGGCGAAATCGGAAATGCAGTTCGCGCTCGATCAATGCGAGAAATTAGGCAAGATGTTGCGCGCGTTAATTCGGTCGTTGCAGGAAAAGACAACGAAATGA
- a CDS encoding NADH-quinone oxidoreductase subunit C, translated as MDDAKLDALGQTILAALPGAALGHSVAFNQLTISVDLAKIVDVVRVLKTDPRFRFVNFTDVTAVDYPGRENRFDVIYHFMSPVLNTRVRLRGEANETTQVPSIISVFPGSDWFERETYDLYGVIFTGHPDMRRLLTDYGFDGHPLRKDFPLTGFVEVRYDDAEKRVVYEPVRLNQEFRKFDFLSPWEGADYPLPGDEKRSGE; from the coding sequence ATGGATGATGCGAAACTAGACGCACTTGGCCAGACGATCTTGGCCGCGCTTCCGGGCGCGGCGCTCGGTCATTCGGTAGCGTTCAACCAACTCACGATTTCGGTTGATCTGGCGAAGATCGTCGATGTCGTTCGCGTGCTGAAGACCGATCCGCGCTTCCGCTTCGTGAACTTCACCGATGTTACCGCGGTGGATTATCCCGGCCGCGAGAACCGTTTCGACGTGATCTATCACTTCATGTCGCCGGTGCTGAACACGCGTGTCCGGCTGCGCGGCGAGGCGAACGAGACCACGCAGGTGCCGTCGATCATCAGCGTGTTTCCGGGATCTGACTGGTTCGAGCGCGAGACCTACGATCTCTACGGCGTGATCTTCACCGGGCATCCGGACATGCGCCGCCTGCTGACCGACTACGGCTTCGACGGTCATCCGCTGCGCAAGGATTTCCCGCTGACCGGCTTCGTCGAGGTTCGTTACGACGACGCGGAAAAGCGCGTGGTGTACGAACCGGTGCGGCTCAATCAGGAATTCCGCAAGTTTGACTTCCTCTCGCCGTGGGAAGGCGCGGACTATCCGCTGCCGGGCGATGAGAAGAGAAGTGGCGAGTAG
- a CDS encoding NuoB/complex I 20 kDa subunit family protein — protein sequence MGLSPNTAPSIMQPAVSQAATGILDPRTGLPVGADDRYFLEINSELSDKGFFVAATDDLITWARTGSLMWMTFGLACCAVEMMQVSMPRYDVERFGFAPRASPRQSDVMIVAGTLTNKMAPALRKVYDQMPEPRYVISMGSCANGGGYYHYSYSVVRGCDRIVPVDIYVPGCPPTAEALLYGVLLLQKKIRRTGTIER from the coding sequence ATGGGATTGAGCCCGAACACGGCGCCCTCGATCATGCAGCCGGCAGTCTCGCAGGCGGCGACGGGGATTCTCGATCCGCGCACCGGTCTGCCGGTCGGCGCGGACGACAGGTACTTCCTCGAGATCAACAGCGAACTGTCCGACAAGGGCTTCTTCGTTGCCGCGACCGACGACCTGATCACCTGGGCGCGCACCGGCTCGCTGATGTGGATGACCTTCGGCCTCGCATGCTGCGCGGTCGAGATGATGCAGGTCTCGATGCCGCGCTACGACGTCGAGCGCTTCGGCTTTGCGCCGCGTGCATCGCCGCGCCAGTCTGACGTCATGATCGTTGCCGGCACGCTGACCAACAAGATGGCGCCCGCGCTGCGCAAGGTCTACGACCAGATGCCGGAGCCGCGCTACGTGATCTCGATGGGCTCGTGCGCCAATGGCGGCGGCTACTATCACTACTCGTATTCGGTGGTGCGCGGCTGCGACCGCATCGTGCCCGTCGATATTTATGTTCCGGGCTGTCCGCCGACCGCGGAAGCGCTGCTGTACGGCGTGCTGCTGCTGCAGAAGAAGATCCGGCGCACCGGAACGATTGAACGGTAA
- a CDS encoding NADH-quinone oxidoreductase subunit A — MGGILQNYLPLVVFIGVATVIGLALLVAPFIVAYQQPDPEKLSAYECGFNAFDDARMKFDVRFYLVAILFIIFDLEVAFLFPWAVAFGKLGLAGFWSMMVFLAVLTVGFAYEWKKGALEWD; from the coding sequence ATGGGCGGAATTCTGCAGAACTATCTGCCACTTGTGGTGTTTATCGGAGTCGCGACCGTGATCGGTCTCGCACTGCTGGTTGCGCCCTTCATCGTTGCCTATCAGCAGCCCGATCCGGAAAAGCTTTCGGCCTACGAATGCGGCTTCAATGCGTTCGATGATGCGCGCATGAAATTCGACGTCCGGTTCTACCTCGTCGCGATTCTGTTCATCATCTTCGATCTCGAAGTCGCCTTCCTGTTTCCGTGGGCGGTGGCGTTCGGCAAACTCGGCCTCGCAGGATTCTGGTCGATGATGGTGTTCCTCGCTGTGCTGACCGTCGGGTTTGCCTACGAGTGGAAGAAGGGAGCGCTGGAATGGGATTGA
- a CDS encoding tartrate dehydrogenase codes for MSASRTATNRKYRLAVIPGDGIGKEVVPEGLRVLEAAAKKFNFELQLDSFDFASCDYHLKHGQMMPDDWKTQIGSHDAIFFGAVGMPAILPDHVSLWGSLIQFRREFDQYVNLRPVRLMPGVKSPLAGRKPGDIDFFVVRENTEGEYSSIGGRMFPNTDREVVLQETVMSRVGVDRILKFAFELAQSRPKKHLTSATKSNGISITMPYWDERVEEMAKNYPGLKWDKYHIDILAANFVLHPDWFDVVVGSNLFGDILSDLGPACTGTIGIAPSGSLNPERKFPSLFEPVHGSAPDIAGQGIANPVGQIWSAAMMLNHLGEPEAGKAIVTAIETVLADEKLRTRDLGGKADTVACGKEIARVLS; via the coding sequence ATGTCTGCCAGCAGAACCGCGACCAACCGAAAATACAGACTGGCCGTGATTCCCGGCGACGGAATCGGCAAGGAAGTGGTGCCGGAGGGGCTGCGGGTGCTGGAGGCGGCGGCCAAGAAGTTCAATTTCGAACTGCAACTCGACAGCTTCGATTTTGCCTCCTGCGACTACCATCTGAAGCACGGTCAGATGATGCCGGACGACTGGAAGACCCAGATCGGCAGCCACGACGCGATCTTCTTCGGCGCGGTCGGCATGCCGGCGATTCTCCCGGACCACGTTTCGCTGTGGGGATCGCTGATCCAGTTTCGGCGGGAATTCGACCAGTACGTGAACCTGCGTCCGGTGCGCCTCATGCCCGGCGTAAAGTCACCGTTGGCAGGGCGGAAGCCCGGCGACATCGACTTTTTCGTTGTGCGTGAGAACACCGAGGGCGAATATTCGTCGATCGGCGGGCGCATGTTCCCCAACACCGACCGCGAGGTGGTGCTTCAGGAAACCGTCATGTCGCGAGTCGGCGTCGACCGGATTCTGAAGTTCGCCTTTGAGCTCGCGCAAAGCCGCCCCAAGAAGCACCTGACGTCCGCGACCAAGTCGAACGGCATCTCGATCACGATGCCGTATTGGGACGAGCGGGTCGAAGAAATGGCCAAGAATTACCCCGGCCTGAAGTGGGACAAGTATCATATTGATATTCTGGCCGCGAACTTCGTTCTGCACCCGGACTGGTTCGACGTCGTGGTTGGCTCGAACCTGTTCGGGGACATCCTGTCCGACCTGGGACCGGCCTGCACCGGCACCATCGGCATAGCCCCCTCGGGCAGCCTCAATCCGGAACGCAAGTTTCCCTCGCTGTTCGAGCCGGTACACGGGTCCGCGCCTGACATCGCCGGGCAGGGCATCGCCAACCCGGTCGGCCAGATCTGGTCGGCGGCGATGATGCTGAATCACCTCGGCGAGCCCGAAGCCGGCAAGGCGATTGTGACGGCCATCGAGACCGTTCTGGCCGACGAAAAACTGCGAACGAGGGACCTCGGCGGCAAGGCCGACACGGTTGCATGCGGCAAGGAAATCGCGCGCGTCCTGTCCTGA
- a CDS encoding HU family DNA-binding protein — translation MAKKAATTPATVTLKHLAAALAEEHELSKKAAETILGDLVTKITKHLKKGERIRIVGLGILQVRKRAARMGRNPATGEAIQIKASKKVAFRAAKELKEAV, via the coding sequence ATGGCGAAGAAAGCAGCGACGACCCCAGCAACAGTTACCCTGAAGCACCTTGCCGCAGCACTGGCCGAAGAGCACGAGTTGTCGAAGAAGGCCGCCGAAACAATCCTCGGCGATCTCGTCACCAAGATCACCAAGCACCTCAAGAAGGGCGAGCGTATCCGCATCGTCGGCCTCGGCATTCTTCAGGTTCGCAAGCGCGCCGCCCGCATGGGCCGCAACCCGGCCACCGGCGAAGCGATCCAGATCAAGGCCAGCAAGAAGGTTGCCTTCCGCGCAGCCAAGGAATTGAAGGAAGCCGTTTAA
- the pepT gene encoding peptidase T encodes MQPPNFSHTVLDRFLRYVRIDTQSDASSPTCPSTEKQKDLGRLLAQELRDLGLKDAHLDEHGYVYATIPSNTDKTVPVICFCSHMDTSPDCTGKDVKPQIVKNYRGGDIVLPADPSQVIRVTDNPALADQIGSDIVTTDGTTLLGADNKAGVAEIMDAAQILIANPQIRHGAIKILFTPDEEIGRGADKVDLKKLGAAFGYTIDGESAGHLEDETFSADGVTITIKGVSIHPGFAKGRMEHALKIASRIVDRLPKDLAPETTEGREGFLHPVGLEGGLDSASLSLIVRDFTEQGLKDKEALLEDIVRGVMKDFPRSTYTFEVKQQYRNMKEVLDRYPEVVEYALEAIDRAGLQPVLSSIRGGTDGSRLSFMGLPCPNIFAGEHAFHSRLEWVSVQDMEAAVRTIVHLAAIWEEKA; translated from the coding sequence ATGCAGCCTCCGAACTTCTCCCACACCGTCCTCGACCGATTCCTGCGCTACGTGCGAATAGATACCCAGTCGGACGCGTCGTCCCCCACCTGCCCCTCCACTGAAAAGCAGAAAGACCTTGGCCGCCTGCTCGCGCAGGAACTGCGCGATCTCGGGCTCAAAGACGCACATCTCGACGAGCACGGCTACGTCTACGCCACGATCCCGTCGAATACCGACAAGACCGTTCCGGTGATCTGCTTCTGCTCGCACATGGACACCTCGCCGGACTGCACCGGCAAGGACGTCAAGCCGCAGATCGTGAAGAACTATCGCGGCGGCGACATCGTGCTGCCCGCGGATCCCAGCCAGGTCATTCGCGTCACCGACAACCCTGCACTCGCGGACCAGATCGGCAGCGACATCGTCACCACCGACGGCACCACCCTGCTCGGCGCTGACAACAAGGCCGGCGTGGCCGAGATCATGGATGCGGCGCAGATCCTGATCGCCAATCCGCAGATCAGGCACGGCGCCATCAAGATCCTGTTCACGCCGGATGAGGAGATCGGCCGCGGCGCCGACAAGGTCGACCTGAAAAAGCTCGGCGCTGCTTTCGGCTACACCATCGACGGCGAAAGCGCCGGCCACCTCGAAGACGAGACGTTCTCGGCAGACGGCGTGACCATCACCATTAAGGGCGTCAGCATTCATCCAGGCTTTGCCAAGGGAAGGATGGAACATGCGCTCAAGATCGCGTCCCGCATTGTCGACCGTTTGCCGAAAGACCTCGCGCCGGAAACCACCGAAGGCCGCGAAGGCTTTCTGCATCCGGTCGGACTCGAAGGCGGCCTCGACAGCGCGAGCCTGTCGCTGATCGTGCGCGACTTCACCGAGCAGGGTCTGAAGGACAAGGAAGCGCTGCTCGAGGACATCGTGCGCGGCGTCATGAAGGATTTTCCGCGCTCGACCTATACGTTCGAGGTCAAGCAGCAGTACCGCAACATGAAAGAGGTGCTCGACCGGTATCCCGAGGTGGTCGAGTACGCTCTGGAAGCGATCGATCGTGCCGGCCTGCAGCCGGTCCTCAGCAGCATCCGCGGCGGCACCGATGGGTCGCGCCTGTCATTCATGGGGCTGCCCTGCCCCAACATCTTCGCCGGCGAACATGCGTTCCACTCGCGCCTCGAATGGGTCAGCGTTCAGGACATGGAAGCCGCGGTACGGACGATCGTGCACCTCGCCGCGATCTGGGAGGAAAAGGCATGA
- a CDS encoding YciI family protein, producing the protein MKYFMCRFVPPGPDFLKTMTPDDRLLMKSHGEFLQALLERGGVVAHGPVADPAGGWGMSLFEMADTESADDVRAIVAEDPMIKANVGARYDVLPMLQLRMRN; encoded by the coding sequence ATGAAGTATTTCATGTGCCGCTTTGTGCCGCCGGGGCCGGATTTCCTCAAGACCATGACGCCTGACGACAGGCTGCTGATGAAGTCGCACGGCGAGTTCCTGCAGGCGCTGCTGGAGAGGGGCGGCGTTGTCGCGCACGGGCCGGTGGCCGATCCGGCGGGCGGCTGGGGCATGTCGCTGTTCGAGATGGCGGACACTGAGAGCGCCGACGACGTCCGCGCCATCGTCGCTGAAGACCCGATGATCAAAGCCAATGTCGGCGCGCGCTACGACGTGCTGCCGATGCTCCAGTTGCGGATGCGGAACTGA
- the lon gene encoding endopeptidase La, which yields MTTASKPRPVIVHGESHSYPVLPLRDIVVFPHMIVPLFVGREKSIKALEEVMKNDALIFLATQKNASDDDPAPDSIYEIGTLASVLQLLKLPDGTVKVLVEGLERAKAGKYSDRSDFYEAEAVALADVDAKSVEAEALSRSVVSDFESYVKLNKKISAEVVGVVQQITDFAKLADTVASHLAVKISDRQTILETLSVSQRLEKVMGLMESEISVLQVEKKIRSRVKRQMEKTQREYYLNEQMKAIQKELGDDEGRDELADLEEKIAKTKLSKEAREKATHELKKLRQMSPMSAEATVVRNYLDWLLSIPWGKKSKVKKDLVAAQEVLDSDHYGLEKVKDRIVEYLAVQSRANKLTGPILCLVGPPGVGKTSLGKSIAKATGREFVRVSLGGVRDEAEIRGHRRTYIGSMPGKIIQSMRKAKTSNPLFLLDEIDKMGADFRGDPSSALLEVLDPEQNGTFNDHYLEVDYDLSNVMFITTANTLNIPGPLMDRMEIIRIAGYTENEKAEIARKHLIPNAISKHGLNSKEWSIDDDALLMMIRRYTREAGVRNLERELSTLARKAVKELMISKKKSVKVTEATLEEFLGVPKYRYGEIESDDQVGVVTGLAWTDVGGELLTIESVMMPGKGRMTVTGNLRDVMKESISAAASYVRSRAINYGIEPPLFERRDIHVHVPEGATPKDGPSAGVAMTTAIVSVLTGIPIRHDVAMTGEITLRGRVLPIGGLKEKLLAAGRGGIKTVFIPEDNAKDLTEISDAIKGGMEIIPVARMDEVLAKALVRVPTPIVWEEDVKALAKPDADEAAGGLTAH from the coding sequence ATGACAACTGCCTCAAAGCCTCGTCCAGTCATCGTTCACGGCGAAAGCCACTCCTATCCGGTGCTGCCGCTTCGCGACATCGTCGTCTTCCCGCACATGATCGTGCCGCTGTTCGTCGGCCGCGAGAAATCGATCAAGGCGCTCGAAGAGGTGATGAAGAACGATGCGCTGATCTTCCTCGCGACGCAGAAGAACGCGTCCGATGACGATCCGGCTCCCGATTCAATTTACGAGATCGGCACGCTCGCCAGTGTGCTGCAGCTCCTGAAGCTTCCCGACGGCACCGTGAAGGTGCTGGTGGAGGGGCTCGAGCGCGCCAAGGCTGGCAAGTATTCCGACCGCAGCGACTTCTACGAAGCCGAAGCCGTGGCGCTTGCCGACGTCGACGCCAAGAGCGTCGAGGCGGAAGCATTGTCGCGTTCGGTCGTGTCCGACTTCGAAAGCTATGTGAAGCTGAACAAGAAGATTTCCGCCGAGGTGGTGGGTGTCGTTCAGCAGATCACGGATTTCGCGAAGCTCGCGGACACCGTGGCGTCGCATCTCGCCGTCAAGATCTCCGACCGCCAGACCATCCTGGAAACGTTGTCCGTCTCCCAGCGCCTTGAGAAGGTGATGGGCCTGATGGAGAGCGAAATCTCGGTGCTGCAGGTCGAGAAGAAGATCCGCTCGCGCGTCAAGCGCCAGATGGAGAAGACCCAGCGCGAGTACTACCTCAACGAGCAGATGAAGGCGATCCAGAAGGAACTCGGCGACGACGAAGGTCGCGACGAGCTGGCCGATCTGGAAGAGAAGATCGCCAAGACCAAGCTCTCGAAGGAAGCTCGCGAGAAGGCGACGCACGAGTTGAAGAAGCTGCGGCAGATGTCTCCGATGTCCGCCGAGGCGACGGTCGTGCGCAACTATCTCGATTGGCTGTTGTCGATTCCATGGGGCAAGAAGTCCAAGGTCAAGAAGGACCTGGTTGCCGCGCAGGAAGTGCTCGACTCGGATCACTACGGGCTTGAGAAGGTCAAGGACCGCATCGTCGAGTATCTCGCCGTGCAGTCGCGCGCTAACAAGCTGACCGGACCGATCCTGTGCCTCGTCGGCCCTCCGGGCGTCGGCAAGACCTCGCTTGGCAAGTCGATAGCGAAGGCGACCGGACGTGAGTTTGTGCGCGTGTCGCTGGGCGGCGTGCGGGACGAAGCGGAAATCCGCGGACACCGCCGAACCTACATCGGCTCGATGCCTGGCAAGATCATCCAGTCGATGCGGAAGGCGAAGACCTCGAACCCGCTGTTCCTGCTGGACGAGATCGACAAGATGGGCGCCGATTTCCGCGGCGATCCGTCGTCGGCCCTGCTTGAGGTTCTCGACCCCGAGCAGAACGGCACGTTCAACGATCACTACCTCGAGGTGGATTACGACCTCTCCAACGTGATGTTCATCACGACCGCGAATACGCTCAATATTCCCGGACCGCTGATGGACCGCATGGAGATCATCCGCATCGCCGGCTACACCGAGAACGAGAAGGCTGAGATCGCCCGCAAGCATCTCATCCCGAACGCGATCAGCAAGCACGGCCTGAACTCGAAGGAATGGTCGATCGACGACGACGCGCTGTTGATGATGATCCGCCGCTACACCCGCGAAGCGGGCGTGCGTAATCTTGAGCGTGAGCTCTCCACACTGGCCCGCAAGGCGGTGAAGGAGCTGATGATCTCGAAGAAGAAGTCGGTGAAGGTCACGGAAGCGACGCTCGAAGAGTTCCTGGGCGTGCCGAAGTATCGTTACGGCGAGATCGAGAGCGACGACCAGGTTGGCGTCGTGACGGGCCTCGCGTGGACCGATGTCGGCGGCGAGCTGCTCACCATCGAAAGCGTCATGATGCCCGGCAAGGGCCGCATGACGGTGACGGGCAACCTGCGCGACGTGATGAAGGAGTCGATCTCGGCTGCCGCGTCCTATGTCCGCTCGCGTGCGATCAACTACGGCATCGAGCCGCCGTTGTTCGAGCGCCGTGACATCCACGTGCACGTGCCGGAGGGGGCGACCCCGAAGGACGGCCCGTCGGCCGGCGTCGCGATGACGACGGCCATCGTCTCGGTGCTGACCGGCATCCCGATCCGGCATGATGTCGCCATGACCGGCGAGATCACGCTGCGGGGACGGGTGCTGCCGATCGGCGGTCTGAAGGAAAAGCTGCTTGCGGCCGGACGTGGCGGCATCAAGACGGTCTTCATTCCGGAAGACAACGCCAAGGACCTCACGGAGATTTCCGACGCCATCAAGGGCGGCATGGAGATCATCCCGGTCGCTCGGATGGACGAGGTGCTGGCGAAGGCGCTGGTGCGGGTCCCGACCCCGATCGTCTGGGAAGAGGATGTCAAAGCGTTGGCAAAGCCCGACGCGGACGAGGCTGCGGGCGGCCTGACCGCGCACTGA